Genomic segment of Longimicrobiaceae bacterium:
AACTGCTTCCGCTCCACCGAGTAGCGCAGGGCCTGCTCCAGCGCGCCTTCGGCGATGCCGAGGGAGAGGGCGCCGATGCCGATGCGGCCGGCGTCGAGGGTCTTCATGAAGTTGACGAAGCCCATCCCCACGTCGCCCAGCACCTGCTCGTCGGGGACGAAGGCGTTCTCGAACACCAGCTCGCGGGTGTCGGAGGCGCGCCAGCCCATCTTGTCTTCCTTCTTCCCCGCCCGCACGCCCTCGGTGAAGGGCAGGTCGTCGCTGTGGCCGATGCCCAGCTCGCGCGCCTTCTCCATGTCGGTCGTCGGCTTGGCGACGATGAACGAGGTGATGCCCTTGCTGCCCTTCTCGCGGTCCGTCACCGCCGTGGCCACGAAGACCTCGCCCACGCCGGCGTGGGTGATGAAGATCTTGCTGCCGTTCAGGATCCAGCCGCCGTCGGTCTTCGTGGCCGTGGTCGCCGTGCCGCCGGCGTCGCTGCCGGCGCCGGGCTCGGTGAGGCCGAAGCCGCCCAGGACCTGGCCCGAGGCGAGGAGCGGCACGAACCGCTCCTTCTGCGCGCCGCTGCCGAAGTTGACGATGGGCGAGGTGCCGAGCGTGGTGTGCGCCGAGACGGTGATGGCGTGCGAGGCGTCGACCTTGGCGAGCTCGTGGATGACGATCATGTAGGCGATGCCGTCCATCCCCGCGCCGCCCAGCTCCTCGCTCCACGGGATGCCGAAGAGGCCCAGCTCGCCCATCTTCTTCACGTTCTCCCACGGGAAGCGGGAGTCTATGTCCAGCTCCCGGGCCACGGGCGCGATCTCGTTCTGGGCGAAATCGCGAACCATGTCGCGGATCATCAGGTGGTTCTCGTCGAAATACCGTTCCATGGTCCGTTCTGCGGGATGTGCGCGGCGCCGCCCGAAAAGCAGGAGAATGTACCCACCGCCCGCACGATCCGAAAGGGACCGCTTCCGGCAGTCTCCTACGCGCCCGCGCCCCGCAGCAGCTCCAGGAACGGTTCTCCGTACTTCTCCAGCTTGGCCGGGCCCACGCCCGGAACCTCCAGCATCTCGTCTTCGGACGACGGGCGGCGGCGGGCGAGGTCGATGAGCGTGCGGTCGTTGAAGACGCAGTACGACGGCAGGTTGGCCGCCTTCGCCAGCTCGCCGCGCAAGGCGCGCAGCCGCCCGTACAGCTCGCTCTCCTCCGGCGTGGGCGGCGGAAGCTCGGCCCGCTCCGCGGCTCCGGCGGCGAGCACCGAGGCCGGCTTCTCCTTGCGGACCCGCACCCGCTCCGTGCCACCGTCCGATACGGCTGACCGTACGCCGGCCGCGGGAATCGTCCACGGCTTCGTATCTCCCGAGAGCTCCTGGAGGACCTGAATGAGCGCGTGGCCGTACTTCTCCAGCTTCACCGGGCCCATGCCGGGCACCGCCAGCACTTCCTCGGGCGTGGAGGGAGCGGTGACGGCGAGGGCTTCGAGCGTGGCCTCGTTGAAGATGACGAAGGATGCGACGCCCTGCTTCTTCGCCAGCTCCTTCCGCATCTCCTTGAGCCGCTGGTAGAGCTGCTCCTGCCGCTCCGTGCGCGGCGCGCCCGTGGGCACCGGCGTCTTCGCGGGACGGTCCGCCCGCTCCCGCCTCCGCCCTCCCTCGCGCGTCGCGCCCTCGCCGCCGCGGAAGGCGGGGCGCGCGGGAGGCGTCACGCCCGCGGAGGCGACGCGCTCGGCCAGCTCGCCGTGGCCGCCCAGGCAGTTGTCGCACGCGCCGCACTCGTCCATGGCCGCGGGGTCGCCGAAGTAGCGCAGGACGTAGCCGCGGCGGCACTCCTCGGTGTAGGCGTAGCCCTGCACCTGCTGGAGCTTGCGCGTCTCGTTGGCCTTCTTCGCATCCACCGTCCGCCAGTCCACCGGGAGGCGGTTGACGGGCGTCTGCATGTCGAGCACCCAGATGCCTTCGCCACTCGCGGCGCGCCACTCCAGGAAGCCTCCCCCGGCCAGCGCGTCCATCAGCTCCGCCGCGCGCTGCCTTCCTCCCGACGCATCGGAAAGCTCGCGCCAGTCCAGCTCCACGCCGCGGTACACGGCCTCGCCGCCGCCCATCTTCCACAGCGAGCGGAGGAAGGAGAGCTCGGCGTCCCTGCCCTGCCCCGCCAGCTCGGCGGTGATGCGCTTGGGCGTGGCGACCAGGCGGAGGCGGACGGGCGGCACGCCGCCGGGCTTGGAGACGCGCACCACGCCCGCGCCCTCCAGCACGCGCAGGGCGGAGAGCACCTGCCGGTCGCCCTTCACCGTGTGCACCGTCCGCGCGAAGTCGCCCGGCGCGAGCGAGACGAGGCCGGACGGGTCGCAGGTGCGGCGCAGCGCCTGGAAGACCTCCTCCACCACCTTGCGCGGCGGATGGCTCTGCTCGATGAAGAACTCGTGCGTGAACCGGTCCGGGAAGGCGTGCAGCAGCACGCAGTCCGCCGGCCCGCGGTCGCGCCCGGCGCGCCCCGCTTCCTGGTAATACGCCTCCAGGTTGCCCGGCATGTTGTAGTGGACCACGATGCGCACGTCCGGCTTGTCGATGCCCATGCCGAACGCGTTGGTGGCGACCACGACCGGCGCGTCGCCGCTCATGAACGCCTCCTGCACGCGCTTGCGCTCGGGGTCCGACAGCCCCGCGTGGTAGCCCACCGTGCGCACGCCCACGCCGCTGAGCAGCGCGGTCAGCGCGTCCACGTTCTTGCGCGTGCTGGCATAAACGATGGAAGAGCCCTCGCGCCCGCGCAGCAGCTTGAGCAGCAGGCGGTCCTTCTCGCTGTCGTTCTTGGCGCGCAGGACGTGCCAGACCAGGTTTCGCCGGTCGAACCCGGTGACGAGGACGGCGGGGTCCTCCAGCCGCAGCTGGCGGACGATGTCGGTGCGGACGTCCGGCGTGGCGGTGGCGGTGAGCGCGGCCACGGGCGGGTTGCCCAGCGCGTCTCGCACCTGTCCGAGACGCAGGTACGACGGGCGGAAGTCGTGCCCCCACTCGCTGACGCAGTGCGCCTCGTCTACCGCGAGGAGGGAGACGCCCAGGCGGGAGATGCGGCGCTGGAAGGCCTCGGAGTCGAAGCGCTCCGGGGCCACGTAGACGAGCTTGAACTCCCCGCGCTCGGCCGCGTCCAGGCGCGAGGCCATCTCCTGCGCCGGCAGGCTGGAGTTGATGAAGGTCGACGGCACGCCCACCGCGTCGAGCGCGTCCACCTGGTCCTTCATCAGCGAGATGAGGGGCGAGACGACGAGCGTCACGCCCGGCAGCATCATGGCCGGGACCTGGTAGCACAGGCTCTTGCCGCCGCCGGTGGGCATCACCGTGAGGCTGTCGCCGCCGGCCAGGACGTTGGCGATGGCCTGGTCCTGCCCCGGGCGGAAG
This window contains:
- a CDS encoding acyl-CoA dehydrogenase family protein gives rise to the protein MERYFDENHLMIRDMVRDFAQNEIAPVARELDIDSRFPWENVKKMGELGLFGIPWSEELGGAGMDGIAYMIVIHELAKVDASHAITVSAHTTLGTSPIVNFGSGAQKERFVPLLASGQVLGGFGLTEPGAGSDAGGTATTATKTDGGWILNGSKIFITHAGVGEVFVATAVTDREKGSKGITSFIVAKPTTDMEKARELGIGHSDDLPFTEGVRAGKKEDKMGWRASDTRELVFENAFVPDEQVLGDVGMGFVNFMKTLDAGRIGIGALSLGIAEGALEQALRYSVERKQFGKAISEFQGLQFMLADMATEIEAAKHLVYNAAWLKENGRPYSREASMAKLFASEVAMRATTKAVQIHGGYGYTKEYPVERMMRDAKICEIGEGTSEIQRLVIARSLLRELNS
- a CDS encoding RecQ family ATP-dependent DNA helicase — translated: MASHAPPAPPNTETSLDAAREVLRRYWGFPDFRPGQDQAIANVLAGGDSLTVMPTGGGKSLCYQVPAMMLPGVTLVVSPLISLMKDQVDALDAVGVPSTFINSSLPAQEMASRLDAAERGEFKLVYVAPERFDSEAFQRRISRLGVSLLAVDEAHCVSEWGHDFRPSYLRLGQVRDALGNPPVAALTATATPDVRTDIVRQLRLEDPAVLVTGFDRRNLVWHVLRAKNDSEKDRLLLKLLRGREGSSIVYASTRKNVDALTALLSGVGVRTVGYHAGLSDPERKRVQEAFMSGDAPVVVATNAFGMGIDKPDVRIVVHYNMPGNLEAYYQEAGRAGRDRGPADCVLLHAFPDRFTHEFFIEQSHPPRKVVEEVFQALRRTCDPSGLVSLAPGDFARTVHTVKGDRQVLSALRVLEGAGVVRVSKPGGVPPVRLRLVATPKRITAELAGQGRDAELSFLRSLWKMGGGEAVYRGVELDWRELSDASGGRQRAAELMDALAGGGFLEWRAASGEGIWVLDMQTPVNRLPVDWRTVDAKKANETRKLQQVQGYAYTEECRRGYVLRYFGDPAAMDECGACDNCLGGHGELAERVASAGVTPPARPAFRGGEGATREGGRRRERADRPAKTPVPTGAPRTERQEQLYQRLKEMRKELAKKQGVASFVIFNEATLEALAVTAPSTPEEVLAVPGMGPVKLEKYGHALIQVLQELSGDTKPWTIPAAGVRSAVSDGGTERVRVRKEKPASVLAAGAAERAELPPPTPEESELYGRLRALRGELAKAANLPSYCVFNDRTLIDLARRRPSSEDEMLEVPGVGPAKLEKYGEPFLELLRGAGA